One genomic segment of Paenibacillus xylanexedens includes these proteins:
- a CDS encoding YhgE/Pip domain-containing protein: MKSFKDFLKVPQTKIGLVFALIVPLLFVVIWMTGYHQATERVDQLQVALVNEDGTQGTVVQKQIETLAPFHVNVLDSAQEAEKQMNAGNYAMVIVIPEGFTDRIEGGTETSLSFYINQGNADVAKSIVEHAATGMTAQMGQGILESKVQVTLNQDSINNDELSAAIGQAMAKMNEGPVKAEINKTNSVSDFATSMLPMILGFITYIAAMTMNIQFNITSNMMKRTHSKWEIFWGRQMLLLCIAVIVPLIVDTVALLFTDVASSFGALYLYHVLVSLACICFTQMSFALFGNAGPLFNVAMVPLQLMTAGNIIPAEMLAPFYRYIGNFLPASNGVQGFMRLIYSGEAVGGFMVHLLLISIITWGITLLRVGMQKAGNGQMTMTPPASAQAQH; this comes from the coding sequence ATGAAAAGCTTCAAAGATTTTCTTAAAGTGCCACAGACAAAAATAGGGTTGGTTTTTGCATTGATTGTTCCACTGTTATTTGTTGTGATCTGGATGACGGGTTATCATCAAGCCACGGAGAGAGTGGATCAACTTCAAGTTGCTCTGGTGAACGAAGATGGGACACAGGGAACAGTTGTGCAGAAGCAGATTGAAACGCTCGCGCCTTTCCATGTCAATGTACTGGATTCTGCCCAGGAAGCCGAGAAACAGATGAATGCAGGTAACTATGCGATGGTTATTGTTATTCCGGAAGGATTCACTGACCGGATTGAAGGCGGTACAGAGACGAGTTTGTCCTTCTATATTAATCAGGGAAATGCTGATGTAGCCAAATCCATTGTGGAACACGCGGCGACTGGAATGACTGCACAAATGGGACAAGGGATTTTGGAGTCCAAGGTTCAAGTCACCCTTAACCAGGATAGTATCAACAACGATGAGTTGAGTGCAGCTATTGGACAAGCGATGGCAAAGATGAATGAAGGGCCTGTAAAGGCTGAAATTAATAAAACGAACAGTGTGAGTGATTTTGCTACATCGATGCTGCCCATGATTCTGGGTTTTATCACCTACATTGCTGCGATGACTATGAACATTCAGTTTAATATTACGTCGAATATGATGAAGCGTACCCATTCCAAATGGGAAATCTTCTGGGGACGGCAAATGCTGTTATTGTGTATAGCAGTGATCGTTCCTCTAATAGTGGATACAGTTGCTCTTCTGTTCACGGATGTGGCGAGCTCCTTCGGCGCGTTGTATCTGTATCATGTGCTGGTGAGTCTGGCTTGTATCTGTTTTACACAAATGAGTTTTGCCCTGTTTGGTAATGCAGGCCCTCTATTTAATGTAGCGATGGTTCCGCTCCAGTTGATGACAGCAGGAAATATCATCCCAGCCGAGATGCTGGCGCCATTCTACCGTTATATTGGAAACTTTCTGCCCGCTTCCAATGGGGTACAGGGATTTATGCGTTTGATCTATAGTGGAGAAGCAGTGGGTGGATTCATGGTTCATCTTCTGTTGATCTCGATTATTACGTGGGGAATTACGTTGCTGAGAGTTGGCATGCAAAAAGCAGGTAATGGACAAATGACGATGACGCCTCCAGCATCAGCACAGGCACAACATTAA